A DNA window from Gillisia sp. Hel1_33_143 contains the following coding sequences:
- a CDS encoding M16 family metallopeptidase, whose translation MIKRFALIPILLFISLNCLQLSAQNESKEPKIDFETFTLQNGLKVIFHIDRSDPVVAVALTSHVGSAREIEGRTGFAHLFEHLLFLESENLGKGGLDKMSARIGGSGANGSTSRDRTNYFQTVPNDALEKMIWAEADKLGYFINTVTEPVLSKEKQVVKNEKRQSGDNRPYGHTMYVIDKNLYPEGHPYNWQVIGSLEDLQNATLQNVKDFYNKWYVPNNVILTIAGDFNKEQAKEWVHKYFDEIKAGDKIEILKKQPVSLKESKQLYYEDNFAKLPELTLAYPSVYSYHEDSYALEILAKYLSQGKNAPLYKNLVAKKELTDEVQMYNYTSELAGELLLQIRAYDGKDLDEVKKAVEETFALFAKNGISEKDLKRIKAGQETEFYDGISSVLGKGFQLAQYQIFANDPNEINKNVEKIKKVTREDVMKVFKKYIFNKPFIATSFVPKGQITLALENSTEAEVVEERIIEGAEDEFDASITATYTKTPSSFDRSIEPPYWGTPEVTTPQIWNTSLPSGLSISGITTEEVPIIKFSLEMEGGLLLEDPKKIGVSNLLANLMTKGTKDKTPQELEEAIELLGSEIYVRAQDEKITISGSSLSRNFTKTIELVKEILLEPRWDESEFKLVKQQVLSQIQQEKANPNSIAKNEFKKLIYGQNNIIANNNLGNTATVNTIELADLKDYYHNKLTPLRSKFLVVGAIDLEETKATVKDISANWKPITVKIPVFETPNAPDSSQVYFYDVAGAKQSVIMIGTPALAATSKEFYPAEVMNYRLGGGGFASQLTQQLREGKGYTYGIRSGFNGSKMVGPFVISSGVRSNITFEALDLIKDILKQYPENFDATDLEVTKSFMVKSNARKFETLNSKLDMLSDITELGLDPDFIAQREKQVEALSIEDIQKLANKYINPAKMYYLVVGDAETQFPKLEELGFGKPVLLNEE comes from the coding sequence ATGATAAAACGTTTCGCTTTAATACCAATACTACTTTTTATTTCACTGAATTGTCTACAACTTTCAGCACAAAACGAGAGTAAAGAACCTAAAATAGATTTTGAAACTTTTACCCTTCAAAACGGATTAAAAGTGATCTTTCACATAGACAGATCAGATCCTGTGGTAGCAGTAGCACTTACAAGTCACGTGGGTTCTGCAAGGGAAATAGAAGGCAGAACCGGATTTGCCCATTTATTTGAGCATTTACTTTTCTTAGAATCTGAAAATTTAGGAAAAGGAGGGCTAGATAAAATGAGCGCAAGAATTGGAGGTTCTGGTGCCAATGGTTCTACCAGTAGAGATAGAACCAATTATTTCCAGACCGTTCCTAATGATGCACTGGAAAAAATGATCTGGGCAGAGGCAGATAAACTTGGCTATTTTATAAATACAGTTACAGAACCTGTGCTTTCAAAAGAAAAGCAGGTAGTAAAGAATGAGAAAAGACAAAGTGGTGATAATAGACCGTATGGACATACCATGTATGTTATTGATAAGAATCTATATCCGGAAGGGCATCCATATAACTGGCAAGTAATAGGATCTTTGGAAGATCTACAGAATGCTACTCTTCAGAACGTAAAAGATTTTTATAACAAATGGTATGTACCTAATAATGTAATACTCACTATTGCCGGAGATTTTAATAAAGAACAGGCAAAAGAATGGGTTCATAAATATTTTGATGAGATAAAAGCCGGAGATAAGATCGAGATCTTAAAAAAGCAACCTGTTAGTTTAAAAGAATCTAAACAGCTGTATTATGAAGATAATTTTGCTAAACTACCAGAACTTACATTAGCCTACCCTTCCGTATATTCCTATCATGAAGATTCTTATGCTTTAGAAATTCTAGCTAAATATCTATCTCAAGGTAAAAATGCGCCGCTCTATAAGAATTTAGTTGCTAAAAAGGAACTCACAGATGAGGTGCAGATGTATAACTATACCTCAGAACTTGCAGGAGAGCTGTTACTTCAAATAAGGGCGTATGATGGTAAGGATCTAGATGAGGTTAAAAAAGCGGTTGAAGAAACATTTGCTCTATTCGCTAAAAATGGAATTTCTGAAAAAGACCTAAAAAGAATTAAAGCAGGACAGGAAACAGAGTTTTATGACGGTATCTCCAGTGTTCTTGGAAAAGGATTTCAGTTAGCACAATATCAGATTTTCGCGAATGATCCTAATGAAATCAATAAAAATGTTGAGAAGATAAAGAAGGTAACTCGTGAGGATGTAATGAAAGTCTTTAAGAAGTATATCTTCAACAAACCTTTTATTGCAACCAGTTTTGTTCCAAAGGGACAGATAACTTTAGCGCTTGAAAATTCTACGGAAGCTGAAGTTGTAGAAGAGAGGATTATAGAAGGTGCAGAAGATGAATTTGATGCCAGTATCACTGCTACTTATACCAAAACACCATCTAGCTTTGACAGATCTATAGAGCCTCCATATTGGGGAACTCCAGAAGTAACAACACCACAAATCTGGAATACTAGTTTACCTTCCGGCCTATCAATTTCTGGAATTACAACAGAAGAAGTACCTATTATTAAATTCAGCTTAGAGATGGAGGGTGGTTTACTGCTTGAAGACCCTAAAAAGATCGGGGTTTCTAATCTGCTAGCTAATTTAATGACAAAAGGAACTAAAGATAAAACTCCACAGGAACTTGAAGAGGCTATAGAATTATTAGGCTCTGAAATCTATGTACGAGCACAGGATGAAAAGATCACGATAAGTGGAAGTAGTCTTTCTCGAAATTTTACCAAAACAATAGAACTGGTAAAGGAGATCTTATTAGAACCAAGGTGGGATGAATCTGAATTTAAATTGGTGAAACAGCAGGTATTAAGTCAGATTCAGCAAGAAAAAGCAAATCCAAATAGCATTGCTAAAAATGAATTTAAGAAGTTGATTTATGGGCAGAACAACATTATAGCTAATAATAATCTTGGAAATACAGCAACCGTTAACACAATTGAACTTGCAGATCTTAAGGATTATTACCATAATAAGCTTACTCCCTTAAGATCAAAATTTCTAGTAGTGGGTGCAATAGATCTTGAAGAGACTAAAGCGACTGTTAAAGATATTTCTGCAAACTGGAAACCTATAACTGTAAAGATCCCAGTATTTGAAACACCTAATGCTCCAGACAGCTCACAGGTTTATTTTTATGATGTTGCGGGTGCCAAACAATCTGTTATCATGATAGGTACTCCGGCATTAGCGGCAACTTCAAAAGAATTTTACCCGGCAGAGGTGATGAATTACAGGCTTGGAGGAGGTGGCTTTGCATCTCAATTAACACAGCAATTAAGAGAAGGAAAAGGTTATACCTATGGAATACGATCTGGCTTTAACGGCAGCAAAATGGTAGGCCCCTTTGTAATATCTAGTGGTGTTCGTTCTAATATAACTTTTGAGGCTCTAGACCTTATAAAAGATATTTTAAAACAATACCCTGAGAATTTTGACGCTACCGATCTTGAAGTGACAAAAAGCTTTATGGTAAAAAGTAATGCTCGAAAATTTGAAACTCTAAATTCTAAATTAGATATGTTGAGCGATATTACAGAATTGGGACTAGATCCAGATTTTATAGCACAACGTGAGAAACAGGTAGAAGCACTTAGTATTGAAGATATTCAGAAACTGGCTAATAAATACATAAACCCTGCAAAAATGTACTATTTAGTAGTGGGTGACGCAGAAACACAGTTCCCAAAACTGGAAGAACTTGGCTTTGGAAAACCGGTTTTACTTAATGAAGAATAA
- a CDS encoding M14 family metallopeptidase: MQKISVLLVLLFSTHFCFSQQLQSPEDFLGYEVGTEFTRHANVVRYFESVAEASNMVEYNTYGKTNEGRPLTYAIISSPENLTNIEQIRKDHLGSAGLLENDNSASSKKAVVWLSYNVHGNEASSTEAAMKTLYELITSKKEWLKNTVVIIDPCVNPDGRDRYVNWYNMVRTTPYTANPIAVEHIEPWPGGRPNHYLFDLNRDWAWATQVETRQRLKVYNKWMPQIHVDFHEQGVNDPYYFAPAAEPFHEIITPFQRDFQTTIGKNHAKYFDKNGWLYFTKERFDLLYPSYGDTYPIYMGAIGMTYEQAGNGGAGLGINTREGFELTLVDRVAHHLTTGLSTIEVASENIEQLNSEFKSFFNNRDSKYKSYALNGEADKIAALQRLLDRHEIKYGNTNSNRIKGFNYTKNNNAGLNINAKTLVINGNQPKGKMVKVLFEPNAKLNDSLTYDITAWSLPYAYGLEAVSSSDNIKSSTLVKTEKFENTAAPSAAGYIAKWNSMDDARFLTALLKEGIKVRFSEKPLQTENEKFEAGSLVITKSDNAKFEEFDTALISIANKFNRKLSVANSGFSRNGPDFGSSDIKIINKPTVGVLQGEGTSSLSYGEILYFFEQDLQYPVFPISTNYLSNVDLAKIDVLVMPSGYYNSLLDPSTLNKLKAWVKGGGKVIAIGNAVSAFAGKEGFDLHENISSIKKDSTEKGNLLPYNVRERESIKDLITGSIVKTKVDNTNPMAFGYNNYYFSLKLSEDSYAYLNNGYNVSYLENEPQIVSGFAGSNAKEKIKNSMIFGEERMGRGSFIYLVDNPLFRSFWENGKLFFVNSLFFVNNNEYDMD; this comes from the coding sequence ATGCAAAAGATCTCTGTACTTCTTGTCTTATTATTTAGCACACATTTTTGCTTCTCTCAACAACTACAATCACCTGAGGATTTTTTAGGTTATGAAGTAGGAACAGAATTTACCAGGCATGCTAATGTGGTACGTTATTTTGAAAGTGTTGCGGAAGCTTCCAATATGGTTGAGTATAATACCTACGGAAAAACCAACGAAGGAAGACCATTAACCTATGCAATAATCTCATCTCCAGAAAATCTCACCAATATAGAACAAATAAGAAAAGATCATCTAGGCAGCGCCGGATTACTTGAGAACGATAATTCTGCTAGCTCTAAAAAAGCTGTAGTTTGGCTAAGTTATAATGTACACGGCAATGAAGCTTCTAGTACAGAAGCTGCAATGAAAACGCTTTATGAGCTTATTACTTCTAAAAAAGAATGGTTAAAAAATACAGTTGTGATCATAGATCCCTGTGTAAATCCGGATGGGAGAGATAGATATGTAAATTGGTATAATATGGTAAGAACAACACCTTATACTGCCAATCCAATAGCTGTAGAACACATCGAGCCATGGCCTGGAGGTAGGCCAAATCACTATCTTTTCGATCTAAACAGAGATTGGGCTTGGGCAACACAAGTTGAAACAAGACAACGCTTAAAGGTTTATAATAAATGGATGCCACAGATCCATGTAGATTTTCATGAACAAGGAGTGAATGATCCTTATTATTTTGCTCCGGCAGCAGAACCTTTTCATGAGATCATCACCCCTTTCCAAAGAGATTTCCAAACTACTATTGGTAAAAATCATGCGAAGTACTTTGATAAGAACGGCTGGCTATATTTTACGAAAGAAAGATTTGATCTTTTATACCCTAGTTATGGAGATACCTATCCCATTTATATGGGTGCAATTGGGATGACATATGAACAGGCTGGAAATGGTGGTGCCGGATTAGGAATAAATACAAGAGAAGGTTTTGAACTGACATTGGTAGACAGAGTAGCACATCATTTAACAACCGGATTGTCTACTATAGAAGTAGCTTCAGAAAATATAGAGCAACTAAATTCTGAGTTTAAGAGCTTTTTCAATAACAGAGATTCTAAGTATAAGTCTTACGCTTTAAATGGAGAGGCAGATAAGATCGCAGCTTTGCAAAGATTGTTAGATAGGCATGAAATTAAATACGGTAATACAAATTCCAATAGAATTAAAGGTTTTAATTATACTAAGAACAATAATGCTGGTCTTAATATCAATGCTAAGACATTGGTGATAAATGGGAACCAGCCTAAAGGTAAAATGGTAAAGGTGCTGTTTGAGCCGAACGCTAAATTAAACGACTCCCTTACCTATGATATTACCGCATGGAGCTTACCTTACGCTTATGGCTTAGAGGCAGTGTCTAGTTCTGATAATATTAAAAGCAGCACCCTCGTTAAGACTGAAAAATTTGAAAATACCGCAGCTCCTTCTGCTGCCGGATATATAGCCAAATGGAACAGTATGGATGATGCTCGCTTTCTCACTGCGCTATTAAAAGAAGGTATAAAAGTAAGATTTAGTGAGAAGCCACTTCAAACCGAAAATGAGAAATTTGAAGCTGGAAGTCTCGTAATTACTAAAAGTGACAATGCTAAATTTGAAGAGTTTGATACTGCATTAATTAGTATTGCAAATAAATTTAATAGAAAGCTAAGTGTTGCAAACAGTGGTTTTTCCCGTAACGGACCAGATTTTGGCTCTTCAGATATCAAGATCATTAATAAGCCTACCGTTGGAGTTTTGCAAGGCGAAGGAACTTCTTCTCTAAGCTATGGTGAGATTCTCTACTTTTTTGAACAAGACCTTCAGTACCCGGTATTTCCAATTTCTACAAATTACCTCTCAAATGTAGACTTGGCTAAAATTGATGTTTTAGTGATGCCATCTGGATATTATAACAGCTTATTAGATCCTTCCACTTTAAACAAGCTTAAGGCTTGGGTAAAAGGAGGTGGAAAAGTAATTGCCATTGGTAACGCTGTGAGTGCCTTTGCCGGAAAAGAAGGGTTTGATCTGCACGAAAATATTTCTTCAATCAAAAAAGACTCTACAGAAAAAGGGAATTTATTGCCTTACAATGTAAGAGAGAGAGAAAGTATAAAAGACCTCATTACCGGAAGTATTGTTAAGACAAAAGTGGATAATACCAACCCGATGGCTTTTGGCTACAATAATTATTATTTCAGTCTTAAATTAAGTGAAGACAGTTATGCCTATTTAAATAATGGATATAACGTTTCTTATTTAGAGAACGAACCTCAAATTGTTTCCGGCTTTGCAGGAAGTAATGCAAAAGAAAAAATTAAGAACTCCATGATCTTTGGAGAAGAGCGTATGGGAAGAGGTAGTTTTATATATCTGGTAGACAATCCGCTGTTTAGATCTTTCTGGGAGAACGGGAAATTATTCTTTGTGAATTCTCTATTCTTTGTGAACAATAACGAATATGATATGGACTAA
- the bshC gene encoding bacillithiol biosynthesis cysteine-adding enzyme BshC: protein MPTDCLSYKETNYFTPLIIDYLDQKESLKPFYNRFPLLDNFEAQIQEKQSFFTSAKRKVLVEVLQEQYKDLQISEAVKEHISLLEKDNTFTVTTGHQLNLFTGPLYFLYKIVSTINLAKDLKKNYPTSNFVPIYWMATEDHDFAEINYFNLNGKKFKWNSTQTTVEKDAVGNLNTSGLDEVLTLFSAEIGGGRNADFLKELFSKAYIEHDNLTDATRFLANELFKEYGLVILDADDKHLKREFLPYLEKEIFEKVSENSTTPAANKLKELGYTVQVNPREINLFYLNDGLRERIIEQEGRYFVNETEISWSEEELRSELKEHPNRFSPNVMTRPLYQEVILPNLCYIGGGGELAYWFELKDLFEAVDVPFPILLLRNSALIESAKQNEKRSKLNISQQELFLKQYELINRKVRKISNIDIDFSQQKEHLVKQFQEMYELAEKTDKSFLGAVKAQEVKQLKGLDHLEQRLLKAQKRKLSDEVSRITSLQNELFPNKSLQERQTNFSEMYLEYGEALIPRLMENLNPLEQHFKILTFGEK from the coding sequence ATGCCTACAGACTGTCTTTCCTATAAAGAAACAAATTATTTCACTCCGTTGATCATCGATTATCTAGATCAGAAGGAAAGTCTCAAACCCTTTTATAATAGGTTTCCTTTGCTCGATAATTTTGAAGCTCAGATCCAAGAAAAGCAAAGCTTTTTTACTTCAGCCAAAAGAAAGGTTTTAGTGGAGGTTTTACAAGAGCAGTATAAAGATCTGCAAATTTCTGAAGCGGTAAAAGAGCATATCTCATTATTAGAAAAGGACAACACGTTTACGGTTACTACAGGGCATCAACTTAATCTATTTACAGGGCCGCTATATTTTTTATATAAGATAGTTTCTACTATCAATCTGGCTAAAGATCTTAAGAAAAATTATCCAACTTCTAATTTTGTCCCAATATATTGGATGGCAACGGAAGATCATGATTTTGCCGAGATCAATTATTTTAATTTAAATGGTAAAAAATTTAAATGGAATAGCACACAGACCACAGTTGAAAAAGATGCGGTAGGAAATTTAAATACTTCCGGTTTAGATGAAGTATTAACGCTATTTTCTGCGGAAATAGGAGGAGGGAGAAATGCAGATTTTTTAAAAGAGCTGTTCAGCAAAGCCTATATAGAACATGATAATCTTACAGATGCTACCCGATTTTTAGCCAATGAGCTCTTTAAGGAATATGGATTGGTGATCTTAGATGCAGATGATAAGCATTTAAAACGCGAGTTCTTGCCTTATCTCGAAAAGGAAATCTTCGAAAAAGTATCTGAAAATTCTACTACACCGGCAGCAAATAAGTTAAAGGAATTAGGTTATACGGTGCAGGTAAATCCTAGAGAGATCAATCTTTTTTATTTGAATGATGGTTTGCGAGAACGAATTATTGAGCAGGAGGGTCGCTATTTTGTAAATGAAACAGAGATCTCTTGGAGTGAAGAAGAATTAAGATCTGAACTAAAAGAGCATCCAAATAGATTTAGTCCGAATGTAATGACAAGACCGCTTTATCAAGAAGTGATCTTGCCAAACCTTTGTTATATTGGAGGAGGAGGAGAGTTGGCTTATTGGTTCGAGTTGAAAGATCTTTTTGAAGCAGTAGATGTTCCATTTCCAATACTTTTGCTTAGGAATTCTGCATTGATAGAATCTGCCAAGCAAAATGAGAAAAGAAGCAAATTAAATATTTCTCAGCAAGAATTATTTCTAAAGCAATATGAACTCATCAATAGAAAAGTTAGAAAGATCTCTAATATAGATATTGATTTCAGTCAGCAAAAAGAGCATTTGGTAAAACAGTTTCAGGAGATGTATGAGCTGGCAGAAAAAACAGATAAAAGCTTTTTGGGAGCTGTAAAGGCTCAGGAGGTTAAACAATTAAAAGGATTAGATCATTTAGAACAGCGATTGTTGAAGGCTCAAAAACGAAAGTTGAGCGATGAGGTTTCAAGAATAACGAGCCTTCAGAATGAATTATTTCCAAATAAGAGTTTACAGGAGCGGCAGACCAATTTTTCAGAAATGTATTTGGAATATGGAGAAGCGCTTATACCTCGTCTTATGGAAAATCTAAATCCTTTAGAACAACACTTTAAAATTTTGACCTTTGGAGAAAAATAA
- a CDS encoding pyridoxal phosphate-dependent decarboxylase family protein gives MHTIDMDLVEMTLDVMKYTIDRISNITPELGSPKKEEELLSLVGETVTPDGIGGENAFKLFRDVLVKATVPIDHPRHLAFVPAAPTRAAIMFDLVTSASSIHGAYWMEGAGGIFCENQAMEWLVSLTGMPEKSFGVFTSGGTAANLSAMVAAREDWKNRSVDNIGQKGLLLTSHGAHSSVQAMAKVIDADLIMIDCEGDHLTGQELQAAVDELEHKDRKRLFAVVATGGTTNAGIIDDLDTIAEVCERENVWFHVDCAYGGGALAAPSVRNLFNGIEKADSVTIDPHKWLFSPYDCGAIIYKNMELAKNAHSQKGSYLEIFKDEGAHGFNPADYQIQLTRRLRGMPLWFSLAMHGTDKYRDSIERGIELAKLAEKKIEQSPYLEMVRPSSLSVVLFRRKGWTPEQYTDWTYKNHREGIALVTPTKWQKETVSRFCFINPDTTEEDIDIILKTLE, from the coding sequence ATGCATACTATAGATATGGATCTGGTAGAAATGACCTTAGACGTCATGAAATATACTATAGATCGTATCTCAAATATAACCCCAGAACTTGGGTCGCCTAAAAAAGAAGAAGAACTGCTAAGTCTGGTTGGAGAGACAGTTACTCCAGATGGTATAGGCGGAGAAAATGCTTTTAAGCTATTTAGAGACGTATTGGTTAAGGCTACAGTGCCCATAGATCATCCAAGGCATTTAGCATTTGTACCTGCAGCACCTACCAGGGCAGCTATCATGTTCGATCTTGTAACTTCTGCTTCCAGTATACATGGTGCGTATTGGATGGAAGGTGCCGGTGGTATCTTTTGTGAAAATCAGGCAATGGAGTGGCTAGTGTCTTTAACAGGTATGCCAGAAAAATCTTTTGGGGTTTTTACCAGTGGGGGTACCGCTGCAAATTTATCTGCGATGGTAGCGGCAAGAGAAGATTGGAAAAATAGAAGTGTAGACAATATAGGTCAAAAGGGACTATTATTAACCTCTCATGGGGCACATAGCTCTGTACAGGCTATGGCTAAGGTCATAGATGCTGATTTGATAATGATAGATTGTGAGGGAGATCATCTTACAGGGCAGGAATTGCAGGCTGCTGTAGATGAGCTGGAGCATAAAGATAGAAAAAGACTTTTTGCTGTTGTGGCTACAGGAGGAACTACAAATGCAGGAATTATAGATGATCTAGATACTATAGCAGAAGTATGTGAGCGAGAGAACGTATGGTTTCATGTAGATTGTGCTTATGGGGGAGGAGCTTTGGCTGCACCATCTGTTAGAAATTTGTTCAATGGGATAGAAAAAGCAGATAGTGTTACCATAGACCCACATAAATGGTTATTCTCACCTTACGATTGCGGTGCGATCATTTATAAGAATATGGAATTGGCAAAGAATGCCCATTCTCAAAAAGGTTCTTATTTAGAGATCTTTAAAGATGAAGGTGCTCATGGATTTAACCCTGCAGATTATCAAATTCAGCTTACAAGACGCTTAAGAGGAATGCCATTATGGTTTTCTCTAGCCATGCATGGAACCGATAAATATCGCGACTCTATAGAACGCGGAATTGAATTGGCAAAACTGGCAGAGAAAAAGATCGAGCAAAGTCCTTATTTAGAAATGGTAAGACCATCAAGTTTATCTGTGGTATTATTCCGAAGAAAAGGATGGACTCCAGAACAATATACAGATTGGACCTACAAGAATCATAGAGAAGGAATTGCACTGGTTACACCTACAAAATGGCAGAAAGAAACAGTTTCTAGATTCTGTTTTATAAATCCGGACACTACGGAAGAGGATATAGATATTATTTTAAAAACGCTGGAGTAA
- a CDS encoding M28 family metallopeptidase: MKRIFLCALTIGLVSCGAQHQKNVEQADVMKYTNTITAQDLKTHLYTFASDEFEGRETGEPGQKKAAQYLKYYYKKLNIPSPLGGDDYYQEVPSSAFRGTVKPSENVVAFIEGSEMPDEILVISSHYDHVGIDKDGNIYNGADDDGSGTVAVLEIAEAFMKAKEDGYAPKRSILFLNNTGEEKGLIGSKFYTDNPIFPLAQTVANLNIDMIGRSDVGHEGNENYVYLIGSDKLSSDLHNLSEEMNNKYLNMELDYTFNDENDPNRFYYRSDHYNFAKNNVPIIFYFNGVHADYHKMTDTPDKIQYDLLAKRAKLVFLTAWEVANRAERPLVDKAEKTPAAAK; the protein is encoded by the coding sequence ATGAAGAGAATATTTTTATGCGCACTTACCATTGGTTTAGTAAGCTGTGGCGCTCAACACCAAAAAAATGTAGAGCAGGCAGATGTAATGAAATACACCAACACCATTACTGCCCAAGATCTAAAAACGCACCTTTATACTTTTGCTAGCGATGAATTTGAAGGTCGTGAAACCGGAGAGCCAGGACAAAAGAAAGCTGCACAATATCTAAAATATTATTACAAGAAATTAAACATCCCTTCTCCCCTTGGTGGAGATGATTATTATCAGGAAGTTCCTTCTTCTGCTTTTAGAGGAACAGTAAAACCATCTGAAAATGTTGTTGCCTTTATAGAAGGTAGTGAAATGCCAGATGAAATTCTAGTAATCTCTTCTCACTATGACCACGTGGGGATAGATAAGGATGGAAACATCTATAATGGAGCAGATGATGATGGTTCTGGAACTGTAGCTGTATTGGAGATAGCTGAAGCTTTTATGAAAGCTAAAGAAGATGGATACGCTCCAAAGAGATCTATTCTTTTCTTAAACAATACTGGAGAAGAAAAGGGCCTTATTGGATCTAAGTTCTATACAGATAACCCTATCTTTCCATTAGCTCAAACGGTTGCCAACCTAAACATCGATATGATTGGAAGATCTGATGTTGGTCATGAAGGTAATGAGAACTACGTGTACCTTATTGGAAGTGATAAATTAAGTTCTGACTTACATAACCTAAGCGAAGAGATGAATAATAAATATCTTAACATGGAGCTAGATTATACTTTTAATGATGAGAATGATCCAAATCGTTTTTATTACAGAAGCGATCACTACAACTTTGCTAAGAACAATGTTCCAATTATCTTTTACTTTAATGGAGTTCATGCAGATTATCACAAAATGACAGATACTCCAGACAAGATCCAATATGATCTTCTGGCAAAACGTGCTAAACTGGTATTTCTTACCGCTTGGGAAGTTGCTAACAGAGCAGAGCGCCCGTTGGTAGATAAAGCAGAAAAAACACCTGCTGCTGCAAAATAA